The genomic segment CCAGTCCAGATCTGTTTCAATATTTACAATTAAAAGGAATCTGGCATCTAGTGTTGATCAAAAGTTTGCATGCTAAATAAGAGCttctaggccaggcaccgtggctcatgcctgtaataccagtactttaggaggctgaggtgggcagatcacctgaggtcaggagttcgagaccagcctggccaacatggtgaaaccctgtctctactaaaatacaaaaattagctgggcgtggtggtgcacacttattatcccagctacttgggaggctgaggcaggagaattgcttgaacccgggaggcaaaagttgcagtgagctgagattgcaccactgaacttcagcctggggaacagagcaagactctgtctcaaaaataaaataaaaataaagataaaaaaattaaaaaaaaaaaaaaaaaaaagcttctcaaAGTTTCACAGATGTCTTTCCAAAATTCTTTAGTCTCAAAGTCTAACCTGACAATATACATAGCTGCAATTATTCAGAAGATACTTGGGAGTAGTCTTTTTCCTCACTACTAATGTAATTGCTTctgaactttttcttctttcttatggAAATCTCATTTCGTACGTTATTATTttatgtaggctgggcatggtggctaacacctgtaatcccagcactttgagaggctgagatgggtggactgcttgagcccaagagtttgagaccaggttgggcaacgctgcgagactctgtctctatttaaaaaaaaaaaaagtacagaagagTCTAGAGAACTATGAACACTTGAAATCACTCAGTTTAATTAGTAAAAGCAACCTATAACAGATTCAGTTCAAATTTTAaggaattttcaaaaatttaatattGAACATAAACAGCATATGTTATACTGCCATAGCAAGACTTtaaaaaactccccaaattttccactaaaattaatacattttaatagtcTGTCATGTGTTTCAGAAAGCAATCCATATGATATTAATAAAGAGAAACTTATAATTTAGCCTGGGTCGATCTAAATTACAAGTAATCTGATTTCCTTTACCCAACTACACGTAATTTTGTCTTGGTGGCATTTCTATCTTGTCAACTCAATGACATAagcaaaaaaagacatatattgAAAAGcggtaatttttttcagtttgatgAATACagatgaaaattataagaaagcTAGTATCTGACAGAATCTTATGGCAATTACTATTTtgtctaaataatttttatagaaaagataGTTAagtgacataattttaaaatattctccagtagccaaaagaaaatgtttggaagaatAGCTATGTACTGTTGGATATCCTAAAATAGACTGAAAAGAGTCTTATAGAGTGTGTGTAACATTGTGCCTGGCTGGTACTCAGGATGTGTACAATCCTGGTACATTAATCTTAACTGCCTTAAGAAACTAAAAGCCTTGCTTACTCaaagcattcttttttattttcatgcacTTTTAAGCTTGTGGAAAACACCTCttcctgaaaacaaaaatgtattattttgtgaaGCCAAAGTAAAGAGTCAAATGAAAGAGAGATAAACTGAACTATTTTGTTCGAAAGAGACCTAATTTCACAGAGATAGATATGCATCTCTATGTTAAGCAAACTAATAACATCTAAGTAAAGATTCTTGCTGGAATTCTGAAGAGACTGTTTCAGCCTTTGCCATCTAAACTGATAGCCATTTCCTTTTACTCAGTCACTAGGAACAGCATGGGAGTCTCTTAATGTGTTTGACCTTTTCCCCAAAGAAGTTAGGGAGCAGCTGTTTAAACTCCTGCTGTTCATGGCACAATTGAATCGCTGGATTGCCAAAGTCCTGGAATGTTTCAAGGGAAGATTCTTACCCTCATAGAAGGAGAGGTCAAATGCCTTGGCTTTCCTTCCTTTCAGCAGAGCAGCATCACGCTGCTTCCTCTGAAGTCATGTGTAGACAAAATACTTTATATAGGACTAcctattttcttttcccctctgcctcctgaaaaTATTCCAGATACCCTTGCCTTGTCTTTAAAACAATTCTGAAGAGTTTGAATAATATGTTAAATCTTTCTAATTAGAATTTCTGATTTAAATTTTGAGTTGTCTCCATGCCTTAAAGTAGGTCATTTTACAAGCAAccattaaaaaactgaaatctcataaataaaagaaaaatatggccaGATTACTTACTTCTGGGCTGAATGAGCATCCTCggctttgaataaataaaataacatgtttttgtGCCGTAACTGAAATACTTTAGACTCTGAATTCTCATCTTTAACTTGAATAACAGTGAATCCTAATAAAGGCTGACTCTCCAAAGCGGCCACGTcctaatttaaaaacacacaaatggaGAAACGTTTTTAGATTGAGACAAAATTCAGATTTGAAAACTCTTGATCTACATAGCTCtaatttaatttcagttattCACATATAAGGTAATAATTCTAACaacttattcatttttcatttactcaacaaTATGCATTGAGCCACTCCCTCCCTAAGTAccctacatgccaggcactgtggcacagAATTTTTGGCATGTTCACATCTACTGAATTTCACAATATCCTCACTAAACCAAGGAAGGCACGTGAttatattactttcattttatggatgCAGAAAGTAAGCTATTTACCTGGATCCCACTAAGGAAAAGTGTGGACCCTAGAGCAGTGTTTTCATAGGATGGTGGAACACAGGGTGATCAGATAGGAGAAAAGGACAGAATTAGAGTAAACTGCTAGAAATTGTTTATCATCCAGAAAAGTCTATCTATGCTGCTGTCAGATCAATGCAATCTGAGGATGACAGTAAAGGGAATATCACCCAAGAGAGCTTGGCAGAAAGAAACAcagctctgcctttttttttttttttttttttttttgagacagagtctctgttgcccaggctggagtgcaatggcgcgatcttggctcactgcaatctctgcctcctgggttcaagcagttctcctacatcaccctcccaagtagctgggattacaggcactccacaaatattttgtatttttagtagagacagggttttgccatgttggccaggctagtctcgaactcctgacctcaggtgatccatccctcttggcttcccaaagtgctgggattacaggtgtgagccaatgcacctggctgCAGCTCTGCCTTTAGTAAAGTAATTAGTAGTTACACGACAcacaaaaaattgtattttaataatatagaaaattCCTAACACATTTGAGAAAGAGCTCTCCAGGTACAAAGCAAGAACACTGTTCACATTAAAAATTAACAGCAACAACACTTCCCCCatccaaaagcaaagcaaaaaattatatgtaaaacaaacgaattttaaaatactgtaattaCTTCCAGTTGGCATTAGAAAACCCCAAATTACTCATCTTTAGATTTCAGATCTTACCTCACTTGCAGCATATGTAtatagtactttattttttatgacaAACCAAAAGTGTTTCCAGGGTTTTTTATTGCCCTTTGATCTGTACAAGTAGCCACTCATAGAAGAATCCTCTGTGTTTGCTGATACCTAGATAAGAAATCCCATGCAAAGTTTAATGGTTTTCAGACAAATTATAACAGCAAATTATTTGTAACCAATAGGTGCTGAAAACAGTAACTGTAATGACAGAATGTTTcagaatgaaatatattttcaaagtgctaCTATACAAATTGAACTCTGCCATTAACAtgagcataaaaaagaaaaaaaataacatgttagAGGCAGTTATAGAATTTTACTTGGTTTAACTGCCTGCACGCGTTTGCGTATGTTTCTTTGTGGGTTCATCTGTGTTTTCTGGGTTGGCAGGTGAAGAAAAATAGTTCCAGAAGACTAAAATGCTTTTCTAAAAGCTGGATTTGGGGACTGTATGttttttattgctgttattttGAGGCATCAgggaaaattatttgaatttttaattgtgttcCTAAAAAACGTTTTGGACTTCTAAAAAACCATACAAAcagaataataaacagaaaattctaTTAAGGAAGCTCATTTTAAGAATCAATCTTTGCTTCCCAAATTATAGTCAGAAAGAAAACAGGCtaatttttacttcataaaaagttgaaaatgttttcatctcTACGCAAAAAGAcagcaagcatttatttatttatttatttatttatttattgacagagtcttactctgtcacccaggctggagtacagtggcacaatcttggctcactgcaacctccacctcctgggtccaagtgcttctcatgccccagcctccggagtagctgggattacaggcgtgtaccaccatgtccagctaatttttgtgtttttagtagagagagggtttcaccacgttggccaggttggtgttgatttgcctgccttggcctcctaaagtgctgggattacagatgtgagccattgtgcctggcctattgaTTCTAATAATGGTCATTCaaagttgtgtttttaaaaatgtaggagtagagatataaaaaaaaaagggcgAGGGAACTCTGGGCGATTGGCTGGGAACTATATCCACCCAGTATCACCGATTTCTTCCTATCCAGGAAATGAGCAGATCCATCAATAAGAAATTTCTCAGCCTGGCCGAAAGGGGGAGAGAATGGTTGGCCCCACGATGCCACGACAACTGGAGGCAAAGAGGGTTGCTCAACGCCCCGCCTCACTGGAAAACAAAATCAGATATGGGACCTATATAGCATGGCGGAGGCGGAGCGATAATTGTCGCGCTCTCACCCACTGCAGCTGCGCACAGTCGCATTTCCGTCCCCGCCCCTCAGATCCTGCAGCACCATCTGTCATGGCGGCTGGGCTGTTTGGTTTGAGCGCTCGCCGTCTTTTGGCGGCAGCAGCAAAGCGAGGGCTCCCGGCCACCCGCGTCCGCTGGGAATCTAGCTTCTCTAGGACTGTGGTCGCCCCGTCCGCTGTGGCGAGAGAGCGGGCCCCGGAACCGACCACACAGTGGCAAGAGGACCCAGAACCCGAAGACCAAAACTTGTATGAGAAGAACCCAGACTCCCATGGTTATGACAAGGACCCCGTTTTAGACGTCTGGAACATGCGAGTTGTCTTCTTCTTTGGTGTCTCCGTCGTCCTGGTCCTTGGCAGCACCTGTGTGGCCTATCTGCCCGACTACAGGATGAAAGACTGGTCCCGCCGCGAAGCTGAGAGACTTGTGAAATACCGAGAGGCCAATGGCCTTCCCCTCATAGAATCCAACTACTTCCACCCCAGCAAGATCCAGCTGCCAGAGGATGAGTGACCAGTTGCTGAGTGGGGCTCAAGAAGTACCACCTTCCCCACCTCCTGCCTGCCATTCTGACCTCTTCTCAGAGCAGCTAATTAAAGGGGCTGA from the Macaca thibetana thibetana isolate TM-01 chromosome 11, ASM2454274v1, whole genome shotgun sequence genome contains:
- the LOC126930302 gene encoding NADH dehydrogenase [ubiquinone] 1 beta subcomplex subunit 11, mitochondrial-like, with the translated sequence MVGPTMPRQLEAKRVAQRPASLENKIRYGTYIAWRRRSDNCRALTHCSCAQSHFRPRPSDPAAPSVMAAGLFGLSARRLLAAAAKRGLPATRVRWESSFSRTVVAPSAVARERAPEPTTQWQEDPEPEDQNLYEKNPDSHGYDKDPVLDVWNMRVVFFFGVSVVLVLGSTCVAYLPDYRMKDWSRREAERLVKYREANGLPLIESNYFHPSKIQLPEDE